A genomic stretch from Plasmodium brasilianum strain Bolivian I chromosome 9, whole genome shotgun sequence includes:
- a CDS encoding hypothetical protein (conserved Plasmodium protein) translates to MYGLEFSPSIEFNNYEGGVKVTKKLNIKNTTKNIVRFRFLFQISSYFTYPLQEIENISPGLSKNYFISFLNPLNDFQTICETLNILIIEDKQKEKKISIKLTATPLKCDVIFSSVLNFNEMVIKQKTIEEMEIKNQGTLNTVIKLSHKNISKDEKKKIKIKIEPSQFILKANQKQSIHINIYSEVPRKYKEYISCSIIEIPKQIEKHVFSEEIDKSNRTMNPYENEEKTINDIIQRLNQENVQVRLIKKKIEMNWVSVLPQINILWKENGEIFKKSIINFGQITLGQKITKTIILQNLTGAPIKVEVKKHKENNIFTILNEKFTMKGKTNEEIILNINGHSPVNQYTEIIQFKACNDYCIELFLICEIKDIKLYFSKILYQFENMKLGDTANDKIIIRNEENIDLDVECISTGSFFNINNKRFIIKKNSFYSINLTCDCIYPINVYKRLYFLVHLNKQIFYIDVICNFSINYKMCPLSMHHIYRYKQLIYDKQTLYNSYYEKKEYIDIWDFPVEYDSYQDSSYEILNEIMDLNEKDVFAVPTELEVLEFEEKDLMIINKTPIEYTCVWSNALGVNRKKSSIFVVTPSEAKLLPFGYLIFRVKNVKSLKEKYTREVCECIVFPSNNKDYTKCNSKTLLPPIFLYVTVYQFKIKYLCETENVAHSLFFFPKHISFLNMIEEENTYAIAKFENSTDNTQIIDFTQFKSDVESIRVYPLINYIPKKSFLNVVIFYSPKKRELAHSEIKVYYVVNGIEKKYISVFVSHEINNVVLNRDDPNINLPYVSIETESTKKVPIENMTERNVLCLLIKEDADEIVNITIEGKKDIPEQEKDEDTDEFEDKESNINKESSSLINKEKKYNFFFFCLLPFEKKNLHISAFSDFTLSKSVPLLFTYALYINDTDMENKFTYLKKNMRDHMKSCKKFVINVNIIKCSLTLHPKIIESKPIICGKQYNAKIRIHNEHPVKVNFKTKAEIVQVDNSKVFDEEEIKEAGKDIIMKKNEDVINAFSDKYFYVSFNTKRKGRFIYRFFTIVGDNFKTPTSIYWNMISADKINEYLKDNISKVDIEYKKNQGMQNMKKLFNQFNYIEFNIGNNMLNEITRVNIVLYNPLDTSLNVQINTIKSYILPILPPYVKNQEEKDLNHHVWGLQNECIINVDLLNDSELDIFYEIEQNDNLIVLNPKGIIKRRKYISLFILISRLSPSIINETLIMKSYFKHLQKDIELNKIQIELKLNSTSNDIYKNAYKKINMFNNKYIMDSQNQNIKTSCSHFLPSYSYIYVQNKLFYISPSSISILYAPTNSLIERIVIIKNYSPLKSLKFKISNKNTLPGNILKIYPHKGIVERGEQTILRFSFILNDILLDIEGNIQIELKFIDDYSTTKSENGNVMCNVDDSFETNIEDTVKKDNLKEPIKQGIKKYSKYYFYIHVKLFTCNCDDAMTKKSNFENLIQTNVYPKLLYFKKYMHLPMPLEDKSKRFFKRHYFDFDKLEKLKIQNEKEKEAHYKQKFIYQKRDIYCCMFSEMFKSIIKKHIKKNFKQLFDISACSIQTIDSILKEDLIDTITRNKKMDLISQVECDYSFLKPTILSHIFSHIFSDIINNLINEKIMLEKKFD, encoded by the exons ATGTACGGCCTAGAATTTTCCCCGTCAAtagaatttaataattatgagGGAGGTGTAAAAGTaacaaaaaagttaaatataaaaaatacaactaAGAATATAGTGAGGTTTcgatttttatttcaaataagTTCCTATTTTACTTACCCATTGcaagaaatagaaaatattagTCCTGgtttaagtaaaaattatttcataagTTTTCTGAACCCCTTAAATGATTTTCAAACAATTTGTGAgacattaaatatattaataatagaaGACAaacagaaagaaaaaaaaatatctataAAACTAACTGCTACTCCTTTAAAATGTgatgtaattttttcatcGGTATTAAACTTTAACGAAATGgtaataaagcaaaaaacTATAGAAGAAATGGAGATAAAAAATCAAGGTACATTAAATACTGTCATCAAATTatcacataaaaatatatcaaaagacgaaaaaaaaaaaataaaaataaaaatagaaccatctcaatttattttaaaagctAATCAAAAACAGtcaatacatataaacatatattcaGAAGTACCTCGAAAATATAAGGAATACATATCATGTTCTATCATTGAAATACCGAAACAAATAGAAAAACATGTTTTTTCTGAGGAAATTGATAAATCAAATAGGACTATGAATCCTTATGAGAATGAAGAGAAAActataaatgatattattCAAAGATTAAATCAAGAAAATGTACAAGTtcgtttaataaaaaaaaaaattgagatGAATTGGGTTTCTGTGCTACcacaaattaatatattatggaaAGAAAATGgggaaatatttaaaaaaagtataatcaATTTTGGTCAAATAACTCTAGGTcaaaaaattactaaaacCATCATCTTGCAGAATCTCACAGGTGCTCCGATTAAAGTCGAG gttaaaaagcacaaagaaaataacatttttaccattttaaatgaaaagtttACAATGAAGGGAAAAACTAatgaagaaattattttaaacataaaCGGACACAGCCCCGTTAATCAGTACACTGAGATAATTCAATTTAAAGCATGCAATGATTATTGCATAGAACTATTTCTAATTTGTGaaattaaagatataaaattgtatttCTCAAAAATACTTTATCAGtttgaaaatatgaaattagGAGATACAGctaatgataaaattatcataCGAAATGAAGAAAACATAGATCTAGATGTAGAATGTATAAGCACAggatcattttttaatataaacaataaaagatttattataaagaaaaatagtttttattctataaatTTAACATGTGATTGTATTTACCctataaatgtttataaaagattgtattttttagttCACCTAAATAAACAAATCTTTTATATAGATGTAATCtgtaatttttctataaattataaaatgtgtCCTCTTTCTATgcatcatatatatagatataaacaattaatatatgataaacaAACCTTATACAACtcttattatgaaaaaaaggaatatatcgATATTTGGGATTTTCCAGTCGAATATGATTCTTATCAGGATTCCtcatatgaaatattaaatgaaataatggACCTAAATGAAAA ggATGTATTTGCAGTTCCTACGGAGTTAGAAGTTTTAGAATTCGAAGAAAAGGATTTAATGATCATAAACAAAACACCAATAGAATATACATGCGTATGGTCAAATGCTTTAGGTGTAAATAGAAAGAAATCAAGTATTTTTGTAGTAACACCTTCAGAAGCAAAACTGTTACCTTTCGGTTATCTGATATTTAG AGTTAAAAACGTAAAAAGcctaaaggaaaaatatactCGAGAAGTATGCGAATGCATTGTATTCCCTTCTAATAACAAAGATTATACAAAGTGCAATAGTAAAACATTATTACCAcccatatttttatatgttactGTTTACCAATTCAAGATCAAATATTTATGTGAGACGGAAAATGTGGCTCAcagtttatttttctttccaaAACATATTTCATTCTTAAACATGATTGAAGAAGAAAACACGTATGCTATTgctaaatttgaaaatagcACCGATAATACCCAAATCATCGATTTTACACAATTCAAAAGTGATGTTGAAAGCATAAG aGTATATCCCCTGATAAACTATATAcctaaaaaaagttttttaaatgtagttattttttattctccaaaaaaaagagaattaGCTCATTCAGAGATAAAAGTATACTACGTAGTAAACGGAATTgagaaaaagtatatatctGTGTTTGTTTcacatgaaataaataatgttgTGTTAAACAGAGATGACCCCAATATa AATTTACCCTACGTAAGCATCGAGACAGAAAGCACTAAAAAAGTGCCAATTGAAAACATGACCGAGAGAAATGTTTTATGTTTGCTGATTAAAGAAGACGCAGATgaaattgttaatattactatAGAAGGAAAGAAAGATATTCCTGAACAAGAAAAAGACGAGGATACTGATGAATTTGAAGACAAAGaatcaaatataaataaagaatcTAGCTCGCttattaataaagaaaaaaaatataattttttctttttttgcttactaccttttgaaaagaaaaatttacatatatcagCTTTTTCCGACTTTACTCTAAGTAAATCTGTACCTTTACTTTTCACctatgcattatatataaatgatacagatatggaaaataagtttacatatttaaaaaaaaatatgagagATCATATGAAAAGTTGTAAGAAGTTCGTTATTAAcgttaatataataaaatgttccCTGACACTCCACCCTAAAATAATTGAAAGCAAACCGATAATTTGCGGAAAACAATATAACGCAAAA atAAGGATACATAATGAACATCCTGTGAAAGTGAACTTTAAGACTAAGGCTGAAATTGTTCAAGTAGACAACTCAAAAGTTTTCG atGAAGAGGAAATTAAAGAGGCAGGAAAGGACAtaataatgaagaagaatGAAGACGTAATAAATGCCTTTTCagataaatatttctatgtTAGTTTTAATACTAAGAGAAAGGGGCGTTTCATTTACCGATTTTTCACCATTGTGGGag ACAATTTTAAAACCCCAACATCTATATATTGGAATATGATTTCTGCAGACAAAATTAATGA atatttaaaagataatatttCCAAAGTAGACATAGAATACAAGAAAAACCAAGGGATGCAGAATATGAAAAAGTTGTTCAAtcaatttaattatatagaatTTAACATTGGAAATAATATGCTAAATGAAATAACAAGAGTAAATATAGTTTTGTACAATCCACTGGACACATCACTAAACGTTCAGATAAATACTATAAAATCATATATTCTTCCTATTTTACCCCCTTATGTCAAAAACCAAGAAGAAAAG GATTTAAATCACCACGTTTGGGGCTTACAAAATGAGTGTATCATAAATGTAGACCTATTAAATGATAGTGaattagatatattttatgaaattgaACAAAACGACAATCTTATAGTTTTAAATCCTAAAGGAATAATTAAAAGgcgaaaatatatttctctctttatattaatttcaaGATTATCACCATCTATAATTAATGAAACATTGATAATGAAATCGTACTTCAAACATTTGCAGAAGgatata gagttaaataaaatacaaatagaGTTAAAGCTAAATAGCACATCAAatgatatatacaaaaatgcatataagaaaattaacatgttcaataataaatatattatggatTCTCAGAATCAAAACATTAAGACAAGCTGCTCACATTTTCTCCCTTCTTATTCGTACATATACGTTCAAAATAAgttgttttatatttctccTAGTTCTATTAGCATTTTATACGCCCCAAccaa CTCCTTAATCGAAAGgattgttataataaaaaattattcacctttaaaaagtttaaaattcaaaatatccAATAAAAATACGCTACctggaaatattttaaaaatatatccaCATAAAg GAATTGTGGAAAGAGGTGAACAAACAATTTTGCggtttagttttattttgaatGATATATTGTTAGACATTGAAGGAAATATTCAAATAGAGTTAAAGTTTATAGATGATTATTCTACCACGAAAAGTGAAAATGGGAATGTTATGTGCAACGTAGATGATTCCTTTGAAACGAATATTg AGGACACGGTGAAAAAAGACAATTTAAAAGAACCAATTAAACaaggaattaaaaaatattcaaagtattatttttatattcatgttAAGCTATTTACATGTAATTGTGATGATgcaatgacaaaaaaaagtaattttgAGAATTTGATTCAAACAAATGTTTACCCAAAATTATTGTACTTCAAAAAGTACATGCATCTGCCTATGCCATTGGAGGACAAatcaaaaa gattttttaaaagacaTTATTTTGATTTCGACAAATTGGAGAAACTGAAAATTCAGAATGAAAAGGAGAAAGAAGCCCATTACAagcaaaaatttatatatcagAAAA GGGACATATACTGTTGTATGTTTTCGGAGATGTTTAAAagcataattaaaaaacatattaaaaagaacTTTAAACAACTTTTTGATATAAGCGCGTGCTCAATACAAACTATTGACAGTATTTTAAAGGAAGATTTAATTGACACAATAACAA gaaataaaaagatgGATTTAATTTCTCAAGTGGAATGTGATTACTCATTTTTGAAGCCGACGATTTTATCCCATATTTTTTCACATATATTTTcagatattattaataatctaataaacgaaaaaattatgcttGAAAAAAAGTTCGATTGA
- a CDS encoding hypothetical protein (conserved Plasmodium protein), with amino-acid sequence MINEYGFIGFNKKEYHLLTLNKNKIIHNKDIIKKYNNLKNVLHIQDSENGGKEYLYNSLNKEDKNLWNRLTSKFGVVFNKNILTKFFCVGTFCLALYPVYTILLNKKIEFIIRNIFKENLFCLNIPSKIKRHFLSISLAEFRSSPFFLSTILVLSYSLYIILKVYIEKYREAKRIKSAVEDYNKNKDEYINTGRDSTDENYSSDYYDDIEENNDFNKNHY; translated from the coding sequence atgattaatGAATATGGATTTATTGgatttaacaaaaaagaatatcATTTGTTaactttaaataaaaataaaataattcataataaagatattataaaaaaatataataatttaaaaaatgttttacatATACAAGATTCTGAAAATGGAGGAAAGGAATATTTATACAACTCTTTGAATAAAGAAGACAAAAATTTATGGAATAGATTAACTTCTAAATTTGGGGttgtatttaataaaaatatcttaaCAAAATTCTTCTGTGTGGGTACATTTTGCTTGGCATTATACCCGGTTTACACAATTttactaaataaaaaaattgaatttattattagaaatatttttaaagaaaactTATTTTGTCTAAATATTCCAAGCAAAATCAAACGTCATTTTTTATCCATATCGCTTGCTGAATTCAGATCATCgccattttttctttcaacaATTTTGGTTTTAtcatattctttatatattattttaaaggtttatatagaaaaatatagagaAGCAAAAAGGATCAAGTCAGCAGTTGAGgattacaataaaaataaagatgaatacataaatacaggAAGAGATTCAACAGATGAGAATTATAGCTCAGATTATTACGATGATATAGAGgaaaataatgattttaataaaaatcattattag
- a CDS encoding calcium-dependent protein kinase 6 — MLVSAKRKKKKNSILEDESEKDIRFIESGNHEDSYNICELYGDIENNGNRTNTNYSFQNLNKKEHITKNSFKEFYINSKENMQYGTNENEIFTEDILENDNFDDINFVEDENIEYKTYSSYTNRDFKLFSKYPSESIKKKIVQPDRKYNQLDGKYKKYWYNNERFKNNLNEEDSDKMEFLNKNKKSVEYNKQNGIHFKKGIARSSTRNNNYIQENYKKYKGNCIGSNNYEYFNRGDSSYYEYEDDDEDAYEGDDDENNQEIKRKKNLENTGVVRQSRGNAENEDYEYEEYYNDTKEEVEYNEEEEEEENEEENEEEEDEEEEEEEEEEEEKEEDKEEEEEEEEEEEEEEEEEEEEEEEEEKAFRDSVRESEQKCTSALRNRRNNFNLKNEYKENENSNKRENENFEKEIISYEKEENKMIVPMHNIINYNGKNNNKNYDVNVSIYEKDRYINNLRTMEKKQSEELATMYNANQNNLKKNDLRKNIQSRVKSSNIENKSKSNIISAKYTNVCIDKNKYNTFNNMDDKTIMFNIIGSTASTPTSATTTITTAATSGNVKLKYKDEMINNVEYMNNSLYKSTAYKDSNYIIKKMEAGYKELKYTGKYAREPIQDSNVEDKKKNKIKNFLEKIKHRKNNEENLIKKEHRNYEQEQKKDKLKMKFIDILHTGTLGNFFHRSKSNYAKSLSPQRKRDNSFNSVSSSNDVYKISLDYSKKSKIMNTLHHHESNNTPFQFSIKDEAKYYNRQELKREIYYNSNEESKVKNNLVYDSLSNERSQHIKDDIKYIELINKKDKIKYLQFSNNLNDKEKSVKNGKCLRGEYSKYLEVNKKDYQDDFTKSRPTYTNNISLDVNNEQPNTSENIFPIHQHLSKKTIFWSDNEMKELKQIQKENEINTKKLSTKEEDLEVKINQTLSKKMIENNELKKQNENNEDLIVTPFYIKSKIDKVLKNSEIFEKSARATFQQFDVKNKNFLHFSEIESLIQQMCYNLELPPVDKNILSIVYKDYDSSKNNSMNYTDFRQMYWDLLKQIKKKYYPTKNFKIKRNCIISRKKLGGYDYSSIYNYLSFKKILGCGAFGEVHLVEDNICKLYKVVKILKKKNMKNIKINEEINVLIYLDHPNIIKIFDVYENVDCTYIVMELCEGGELMSKIRKSENFNEAYIKNIMFQILCAIAYMHSNNIAHKDLKPENILFKTKEDDTLKIIDFGLAELINKSEGVSKTAAGTVLYMAPEVFKKNITIKCDIWSAGVIMFFLFTKNLPFSGTTYEQVKHSVFKDEPNYKSLKQKLSQPALHILKLMLEKDHKKRPMASVLLHHPWFQGYLDPVEISPGTMNNIKSYMKHSNIRNIIVNIMAHELSIINNNVKYINELFFKIDTNHNGSLSHREIYTVLSNAGIKKWDINRIVQALDINDRGSITYTEFIAGCYRWKNIESTFLKAAFNKIDKDEDGYISKSDIFSLVQDKDIDSNDIDNFFSSVFSIKRDLSKDKRINKISFPDFKEYLLSTF, encoded by the exons atgttagtaagtgcaaaaagaaaaaaaaaaaaaaattctatattAGAAGACGAAAGTGAAAAGGATATTAGATTTATAGAGAGTGGAAATCATGAAGACTCATATAACATATGTGAACTGTATGGAGACATAGAAAATAATGGAAACAGaacaaatacaaattattcttttcaaaACCTGAATAAGAAAGAGCACATAACTAAGAATTCATTCaaagaattttatataaattcaaaagaaaatatgcaatatggtacaaatgaaaatgaaatattcaCAGAGGATATACTTGAAAACGACAATTTTGATGACATTAATTTTGTTGAGGACgaaaatatagaatataaaacatacagTTCTTATACAAACCGagattttaaattatttagtaAATATCCTAGtgaaagtataaaaaagaaaattgtgCAACCTGATAGAAAATACAACCAACTAGATGggaaatataagaaatactggtataataatgaacgttttaaaaataatttaaatgagGAGGACTCAGATAAAATGGAATTTttgaacaaaaataaaaaaagcgtagaatataataaacaaaatggcATTCACTTCAAAAAAGGAATTGCGCGCAGTAGTACTCggaataataattatattcaagaaaattataaaaaatataagggAAATTGTATAGgtagtaataattatgaatattttaatcgTGGGGATTCTAGTTACTATGAATATGAAGATGATGATGAAGATGCATACGAAGGTGATGACGATGAAAATAAtcaagaaataaaaagaaaaaagaacttGGAAAATACCGGTGTAGTAAGGCAGAGTAGAGGAAATGCTGAGAATGAAGATTATGAATATGAGGAATATTATAATGATACTAAGGAAGAAGTGGAAtataatgaagaagaagaagaagaagagaaTGAAGAAGAGaatgaagaagaggaagatgaagaagaagaggaagaagaagaggaagaagaagagaaagaagaagacaaagaagaagaggaagaagaagaggaagaagaagaggaagaagaagaggaagaagaagaggaagaagaagaggaagaaaaagcATTCCGAGATTCAGTAAGAGAAAGCGAACAAAAGTGTACTAGCGCTTTACGTAACCGCAGAAACAACtttaacttaaaaaatgaatataaagaaaatgaaaattctaATAAGAGGGAAAATGAGAATTtcgaaaaagaaataatatcatatgaaaaagaagaaaataaaatgattgtTCCTAtgcataatattataaattacaatggaaaaaacaataataaaaattatgatgtCAACGTGTCGATTTATGAAAAAGAtcgttatataaataatttaagaaCTATGGAAAAAAAGCAAAGTGAGGAATTAGCGACAATGTATAATGcaaatcaaaataatttaaagaagaatgatttacgaaaaaatatacagTCAAGAGTCAAAAGCagtaatatagaaaataaatcaaaGAGTAACATCATTAGTGCgaaatatacaaatgtatgtattgataaaaataaatataatacttttaataatatggATGATAAAACTATTATGTTTAATATCATTGGAAGTACTGCGTCTACACCTACTtctgctactactactatcaCTACCGCTGCGACTAGCGGCAATGTTAAGTTAAAGTACAAAGatgaaatgataaataatgttgaatatatgaataattcgTTATATAAGAGTACAGCATATAAAGAtagtaattatattataaaaaaaatggaggCAGGATATAAAGAACTAAAATATACTGGAAAATATGCTAGAGAACCAATTCAAGACAGTAACGTtgaagacaaaaaaaaaaataaaattaaaaattttttagaaaaaataaagcatagaaaaaataatgaagaaaatttaataaaaaaggaacatagaaattatgaacaagaacaaaaaaaggataaattaaaaatgaaatttattgATATTTTACATACAGGGACATTgggaaatttttttcatcgcAGTAAAAGCAATTATGCAAAATCTTTATCACCCCAGCGTAAAAGGGATAATAGTTTTAATTCTGTAAGTAGTTCAAATGATGTATACAAGATTAGTTTagattattcaaaaaaatctaaaataatgaatacgCTACATCATCATGAAAGTAATAATACTCCATTTCAATTTTCTATAAAAGATGAAGCAAAATATTACAACAGGCAAgaattaaaaagagaaatctATTATAATTCGAATGAAGAAAGTAAAGTTAAGAATAATTTGGTTTACGATTCATTAAGCAATGAAAGATCACAACACATTAAagatgatataaaatatattgaactaataaataaaaaagacaaaataaagtacctacaattttcaaataatttaaatgataaagaaaaaagtgtGAAAAATGGTAAGTGCTTAAGAGGTGAATATAGTAAATATCttgaagtaaataaaaaagattatcAAGATGATTTTACCAAATCAAGGCCCACGTATACGAATAACATAAGTTTAGATGTAAATAATGAACAACCGAATACAAGCGAAAACATATTTCCCATCCATCAGCACTTATCgaaaaaaactattttttgGAGTGATAATGAAATGAAAGAATTAAAACAgatacaaaaagaaaatgaaatcaACACAAAGAAATTAAGTACGAAGGAAGAAGATTTAGaagttaaaataaatcaaacaCTAAGCAAAAAGATGATTGAGAATAATGAATTaaagaaacaaaatgaaaacaatgaAGACCTTATAGTTACAcccttttatataaaaagcaaaatagaTAAAGTTTTGAAAAATAGTGAAATTTTCGAAAAGTCTGCCAGAGCAACATTTCAACAATTtgatgttaaaaataaaaattttcttcattttagTGAGATTGAATCGCTGATTCAACAGATGTGCTATAACTTGGAGCTCCCTCCTGTcgata aaaatatattatccaTTGTTTATAAAGATTATGATAGCAGTAAGAATAACAGTATGAATTACACCGACTTTCGTCAAATGTACTGGGATCTGTTAAAgcaaataaagaagaaatattatcCAACgaagaattttaaaataaaaaggaactGTATTAtaagtagaaaaaaattaggtGGATATGATTATtcatctatatataattatttaagttttaagaaaattttaggATGTGGAGCATTTGGTGAAGTACATTTAGTTGAAGACAATATTTGTAAGCTTTACAAAGTTGttaagatattaaaaaaaaaaaatatgaaaaatattaaaataaatgaagaaattaatgtgttaatatatttagatcatcccaatataataaaaatttttgatgtatatgaaaatgtagattgtacatatattgttATGGAGTTATGTGAAGGTGGTGAGTTAATGAGTAAAATCAGAAAAtcagaaaattttaatgaagcgtatataaagaatataatgTTTCAAATTTTATGTGCAATAGCATATATgcatagtaataatatagctcataaagatttaaaaccagaaaatattttgtttaaaacaAAGGAGGATGATACTCTAAAAATCATTGATTTTGGTCTAGCAGAGTTAATTAATAAATCGGAAGGAGTCAGTAAAACAGCAGCAGGAACAGTTTTGTATATGGCACCAGAggtgtttaaaaaaaatattaccatTAAATGTGATATATGGTCTGCAGGAgtaataatgttttttttatttaccaaAAATTTACCTTTTTCAGGTACTACATATGAACAAGTGAAACATAGTGTGTTTAAAGATGAACCCAATTATAAATCTTTAAAGCAGAAATTATCCCAACCagcattacatatattaaaacttaTGTTGGAAAAGGATCATAAAAAAAGACCTATGGCTTCAGtg CTTTTGCATCACCCGTGGTTTCAAGGATACCTCGATCCAGTTGAAATTTCCCCTGGAacaatgaataatataaaatcatACATGAAGCATTCAAacataagaaatattatagtTAATATAATGGCTCATGAATTAAGcatcataaataataatgtcaaatatattaatgagctattttttaaaatagacACGAATCACAATGGATCACTTAGTCATAGAGAAATTTACACAGTTTTATCAAATgcaggaataaaaaaatgggaCATTAATAGAATTGTTCAAGCACTCGATATTAATGACAGGGGAAGCATAACTTATACTG AGTTTATTGCCGGTTGTTATAGATGGAAAAATATCGAATCCACATTTTTAAAAGCTGCTTTCAATAAGATAGATAAG GATGAAGACGGATATATTAGCAAAAGcgatatattttcattagttCAAGATAAGGATATAGATAGTAACGATAttgacaattttttttcatctgtGTTTAGCATAAAAAGGGATTTATCTAAGGataaaaggataaataaa ATAAGCTTCCCTGATTTTAAAGAATATCTGTTGAGCACATTTTAG